In Desulfobacterales bacterium, the genomic stretch CCAGGGTTTCTCTGACGGCTGAAATCATCTGTGTGGTGATGATGCGCCGGATGCCCCGCATGTCCTGGTGCTCCCGCAGATCAATGAGCTGAATATCCGGGGGCGGCTGCCGGTAGATCCGGTGTTTGAGGTTCACCTCGCGGAACTTGCGGGCGGCCACGTTATAGATCGATTGGATGGACGGGGTGGCCGATCCCAGCAGAACCACCGCGTCAGCCTGCTTGGCCCGGACCACCGCCAGGTCCCGGGCATTGTAGCGGCACCGGGATTCCTGCTTGTATGAGGCGTCGTGCTCCTCGTCCACGATAATCAGCCCCGGATCGGTAAACGGGGCGAAGATGGCGGAGCGGGCGCCAATGGCAATGGGGCTTTCTTTGTTTACGATCCGCATCCACTGGTCATAGCGTTCGCCCGCGGAAAGCCCGGAGTGAAGCACCGCCACGCATTCCCCGAACCGGGCCCGGAACCGGCGCTCAATTTCCGAGATCAGGGCGATCTCCGGCACCAGGATAAGGACGTTGAAGCCTAAGTTTAAGGCATTGGCTGCGGCCTGCATATAAACCTCGGTCTTGCCGCTCCCTGTCACCCCGGCCAGCAGAAAGGCGGAAAATCCCTTGCCGATTTCCCGGGAAACCTCCGAGAGCACGTGCTGCTGATCCAGGGTAAGGGCCGGCGGGGTGTCCGGCGTGACCGTTTCGCCGAACGGGTCCCGGTAAACGGCTTTTTCAAAAATTTGAATAAATTCCTTTTCCTGAAGGGCTTTTAAATGCCGGCCGGCGTTAGGGGCTTTCTGGCTGAGCGACTGCGTGGAAATTTCGCCTGTGGATTGAATCGTTTCAAGGATTTCTCGTTTGGCCTCGGATAGCGCCGCCGTATCCGGCATATTCGGGCTGGGCGCGACATGGCGTTCGGTTTTCGGCCGGGTGCGGCCGCCCCGGATTTCGCGGCGGCGTTCTATCCAGCCGTATTTTTCCATCCGGTGGATGGCGGCCTGGGAAATATTTAAGCCCAGGCATTTTTCGATTTCTGTTATCCGAAGGGATTGATTGCCGATGGCGTTTAAGATTTCGCGGTCGGTATCGGCTGTTGAGTTATCCGCGGCCGCTTTTTGGCCGGCTTCCGTGCGGGTGAGCGTCAGGTACTCCCCGAGGTTGATCCCGCCGGGCAGGGCCTCTGAGATCACCTCGCCGATGGGATGCACATAATAATCGGCAATCCATTGAAAAAACGGGAGCATCTCCGCCGGAAACAAGGGCGTGGCATCCAGGATGTCTTCAATCGGCTTGATGCCGGCAACCTCCGGGGGCTCGGCCGGGCCGATCACATAACCGCTCACTTTCCGGCTGCCGAAGGGCACGAGCACGCGTTTGCCCTTATCAATCAGGGGCTGCATGGGTTCGGGGACCGCATAGGTATAAGTGCCGTAAACCGGCAGCGGGACGGCGACTGTGATGTATGAATAGTCCGTGGTCATGGGGCTCATCTGATAACTTGCTCCCGCAAAGACTCTAAGAGCGCAGAGGGATTGGTAAAAATATGATAAAACCTTAACGGATGAAGTAATGGATCTATGCAAAATTTTCAACAGGGATTCATTGGGGCAAGAACTGAATTCCGTTCAAAAAAAGATGGCGGTTGAAAAAAAAGCGGATTCGGCGTATTTAATTTTTTACCATTTATTCTAAAACCCAAAAGGAGCGCCAGCCCATGGCAGAAGAAATATTTCCCAATCTTTTTCGGATACAGGTCCCGCTGCCCGATACCCCGCTCAAATATTTAAACTCATATGTGATAAAGGCAGAGCCGCGCAGCCTGATCATAGACACGGGGCTGAACCATGACGCATGCCTGACCGCCATGCACGAGGGTCTGGCCGAAATCGGCCTGGACCTCAATCAGGCGGATATTTTTATCACCCACCTGCATGCGGATCATTTTGGCCTGGTCGCTAAACTGGCCAATGAAAACACCCGCGTGTTTTTCAACCGTCCGGATGCGGAAATCATCGAAAACTGGCAGGGGTTTGAGCCGATGATCCAATATGCCGTAAAAAACGGCCTGTCCGAGGAGACCCTGCGGCAATCGCTCAACAAACACCCGGGCCGCAAATTCGGCACGGACTGGCGGCCGCCGCTTAGCATTCTGACCGACGGCCAGCAGATGCAGGTGGGCGGCTATCAATTTACCTGCCTGCACACGCCGGGTCACACCCGGGGCCATATGTGCCTGTATGAACCGGAAAAAAAGATTTTAATCGCCGGCGATCATATTTTAATCGATATCACGCCCAATATTCAGTGCTGGACAGAAGAAGACGATCCCCTGGAAAGCTACCTGGAAAGCCTGGACAAGACCCGCGCCCTGGATGTTGATATGGTGCTGCCCGGCCATCGCCGGCTGTTTGAAGACTGCCGGGCGCGCATTGATGAGTTAAAAGCCCACCACTACAATCGTCTGGAAGAGGTGATCGAGATTTTGGCTGAAAAATCCCCGCTAAACGGTTTTGAGACAGCTTCTTACATGACATGGGATATTGAGGCCGAAAACTGGGAGGCCTTTCCCCCGGCCCAGAAGTGGTTTGCCACGGGGGAAGCGATTTCCCACCTGCGCTATCTGGAAAACGCCGGCCGGATTTCCCGGATGACCGATGATCCGGTGATTACCTATGCCCTGGCGGACAGTCATTGGGAATGATCTGTTGAGGTTATGCCCCGGAGATCAATGGCAGCAGGGAGGCTATGTCAAAAAAAGCGCGGCCTTTCACATTGTATTGAAACGCCGCGCTCATATGTTACTGACAGCTTCTGTGAGCGTTTCTGCCTGCGATCAGGCAAGATCGAAACGGTCAAGGTTCATTATCTTGTTCCATGCCGCTACAAAGTCGTGTACGAACTTCTCCTGGGCGTCCTCACATGCGTAGACTTCTGCTATGGCGCGGAGCTGTGAGTTCGAACCGAAGATCAGGTCAACGCGGGTGCCGGTCCACTTGAGTTCGCCGCTTTCGGTATCACGCCCCTCGAATATGTCTGCGTCTTCGCCGGTTGACTGCCACTCCGTGCGCATATCGAGCAGATTTACGAAGAAGTCATTGGTGAGCGACTCCGGCTGCTTGGTGAAGACGCCGTGCGGGGACTGCCCGAAGTTGGCATTCAAAGCGCGCATACCACCAACCAGAACCGTCATCTCAGGAGCTGTCAGCGTCAGCAGCTGCGCCCGATCAATCAGCAGCTCCTCGGCCGATACGGCAAACTTGGCTCTCTGGTAATTACGGAATCCGTCAGCAGCAGGCTCGAGCACCGCAAATGACGCCGCGTCCGTTTGCTCCTGGGAGGCATCCGTACGTCCCGGGGTGAATGGAACGGTCACATCGTGACCGGCATTCTTCGCCGCCTGCTCGACACCGGCACAGCCGCCCAGAACAATCAAGTCAGCGAGCGACACCTTCTTTCCGCCGGACTGAGCGCTGTTGAACGCCTGTTGGACGCCCTCAAGGGTTTCCAGCACCGAGGCAAGCTGTTCGGGCTGGTTGGCTGCCCAATCCTTCTGCGGCGACAGACGAATACGCGCCCCGTTTGCGCCGCCGCGCATGTCGGAGCCGCGGAATGTTGACGCCGACGCCCAGGCGGTATAGACCAGCTGGGAGATCGACAGGCCCGAGCCAAGGAGTTTGCCCTTGAGGTCTGCGATGTCCTGGGCGTCGATCAATTCATGATCGACCGCAGGTACCGGGTCCTGCCAGATCAGTTCCTCAGCCGGGACCTCCGGGCCGAGATAGCGCGAACGGGGGCCCATGTCGCGGTGGGTCAGCTTGAACCATGCGCGGGCGAATGCATCCGCGAATTCCTCGGGGTTTTCCAGGTAGCGCCGGGCGATCGGCTCGTAGGTCGGATCGAACTTCAGCGAGAGGTCCGCGGTGGTCATCATCGGCCGATGTTTCTTCGAGGGATCGTGCGCATCAACCACCATGTCTTCATCATCCACGTCCTTGGCCAGCCATTGATTCGCCCCGGCCGGGCTCTTGGTCAGTTCCCACTCATATTTAAACAGCACTTTCAGATAGCCCATATCCCACTGGGTGGGGTTCGGTTTCCATGCGCCCTCGATGCCGCTGCCGATGGTATCGCCGCCCTTGCCGCTGCCGAAGCTGCTCTTCCAGCCGAGTCCCTGTTCCTCAATGGGGGCGGCCTCTGGGTCAGGACCCACATGCGCGGCATCACCTGCGCCATGACATTTTCCAAACGTATGCCCGCCGGCGACAAGCGCGACGGTCTCTTCGTCGTTCATGGCCATTCGGGCGAAGGTCTCCCGGACGTCATGGCCGGAGGCGACCGGATCCGGATTTCCGTCCGGGCCTTCGGGATTCACGTAGATCAGGCCCATCTGCACGGCCGCCAGGGGGTTCTCCAGATCCCGATCACCGCTGTAACGGCTCTTGGGCTTGTCGCTCGTAGCCAGCCATTCTTCTTCGGCGCCCCAGTAGACATCTTCTTCCGGCTCCCAGATGTCCTCACGCCCGCCGGCAAAACCAAAGGTCTTGAATCCCATCGACTCGAGTGCGCAGTTGCCGGCCAGGATCATGAGATCGCCCCAGGAGATTTTCCTGCCGTATTTCTGCTTGATGGGCCAGAGCAGTCGGCGCGCCTTGTCGAGGTTTACGTTGTCGGGCCAGCTGTTGAGGGGCGCAAAGCGCTGGTTTCCGGTCCCTCCGCCGCCGCGGCCGTCGCCCATTCGGTAGGTGCCTGCGCTGTGCCATGCCATACGGATGAAGAGCCCCCCGTAGTGACCGTAATCGGCCGGCCACCAGTTCTGCGAGTTGGTCATCAGCGCATAGAGGTCCTTCTTTAAGGCCGACAGGTCAAGTTTCTTGAATTCTTCAGAGTAGTTAAATGCCTCGCCCATGGGGGTGCTCTTGGCAGAATGCTGGTGAAGAATCCTTAAGTTCAACTGGTTCGGCCACCAGTCCCGGTTCGACATGCCGCCCTTGGCAGTGGATCCCATAACCAGTTGTTTGTTATCATCATTCATAAATTTTTCTCCTTACCTTGTGCGAAATTATGGTCCGTCATTTTATGAATATAGTTCTTCTGAGTCCGTCTATCCAATAAATTTAGGTTCACCAAAAGCATTTGTGGAAAAAATATTAATCAGTAAGAATGATGGACTCGTAAAAAGCCGTCAAGAATGGGGAAGCACAGGATGTGGGGGTGACTTAAGGGGATGGGGCAGAGTCCCGGATTACGGGCTTTTCTGTTTGACTGGGCTGAGGCCACGGTGAATTTGTTCTGGCGAACAACCCCATAACCATGGGGTTTCTCGCATGTAAGGTCGGCACGGTGGCCGACCCTACAAAATGTCGGCATTGTCGCGAAGGGCGGGCCACCGTGCCCGCCTGAAAAATAGATAGAACAAATTTACCGTGGGGCTGAGGCAATTTAGGTTGCATAAGGAGGTTTAGATTCCATGGAGCCCACTTATCTTGTCAAATCTTTCCAAATGGCTTCCATCAATCTCAGTTTTTTTCTTTGCCGTCCCGGAATCGCCCTTTTACGAGTCCATTAAAAATCACGCCCGATCCTTGATCGGTATATACGGCGCCTGATTGGGGCCCGTGTAGATCTGGCGGGGCCGGCAGAGCTTCTGTTCCGGATCAACCCGGTTTTCCTTCCACTGGGCCAGCCAGCCCGGCAGCCGCCCGATGGCAAACATCACGGTGAACATGTTGGTGGGAATCCCCATGGCTCTAAGCAGAATACCGCTGTAGAAGTCCACGTTGGGATACAGGTTGTGGTCGATGAAATAGGCATCGCTCAATGCAATCTCTTCAAGTCTTTTCGCGATGTCCAGCAGCGGATCTTTAATATTTAACTTGGGCAGCACCTTGTCGCACACCGTTTTCATGATCTTGGCGCGCGGATCATAGGTTTTATAGACCCGGTGCCCGAATCCCATGAGCCGGAACGGATCGGTCTTGTCCTTGGCCCGGGTGATCACCTCTTCAATGGCCAGTCCTTCCTGCCAGATTTTGGACAGCATCTCCACCACCGCCTGGTTGGCGCCCCCGTGCAGCGGCCCCCAAAGCGCGGCAATGCCGGCGGACAGCGAGGCAAAGATATTGGCCTGGGCGCTGCCCACGGTTTTGACCGCTGAGGTGGAACAGTTCTGTTCATGATCGGCGTGCAGAATCCAGAACACATTTAGCGCTTGCACCAGGTCCTGGTCGATCACATAGGGCTTGACCGGCGTGTCAAACATCATGTGGAGAAAATTGGCGCAATAGGTGTAATCCGGGCGCGGATAGATCACCTTGTGCCCCCGGGATATTTTATAGGACATGGCCGCCATGGTGCGCACCTTGGAGAGAAGGCGCAGGAAAATCAATTCAACCTGCTCGTCGGTTTCCACCAGTTCCGGGTAGAAGCTTCGCAGCGCATTGACCATGGCGGACAGAATCCCCATGGGATGCGAGGCCCGGGGAAAGTTCTGATAGAAATTCTGCATATCCTCGTGAACCAGGGAAAAGTCATTTAACATCACGCTGGTCCGGGTCAGCTCCTTGCGGGTCGGCAGCCGGCCGTTGATCAGGAGATAGGCGGTCTCCACAAAGGTTGAGTTTGCGGCCAGTTCCTCGATGGGAATGCCGCGGTAGCGCAAAATACCCTGCTCTCCGTTCATAAAGGTGATCTGGCTTTTGCAGGCGCCGGTATTGCCGTAGCCGGGGTCAAAGGTCACATATCCGGTTTTCTGCCGAAGCGCCCGAATGTCAACGGCCTTTTCGCCTTCCGTACCGGTAATGACCGGCAGCTCCAGTGTTTTTCCGTCAATTGTCAGTGTGGCGTACTCAGTCATCTTGGATATCCCTGAACGCTGATTTGTTTGATGGTTGACAAAACAATCATTTAAGCTAAAAAACAAATATTTATATCCTACCCTGGATAAAGGGTCAAGGGTTTATGGCAGGGCCGGATAATTTTTGCCTTCCCGGGGCGAGGAAGATGCATTTTCAGCACGGTAAATTGCTTCCACCAATTTTTCAGGCAGGCACGCTGGCCCTCCCTTCGCGATTGGCGACATTTTGTAGAGTCGGCCACCGTGCCGTTACATGCTAACGGATGAGTTAGTTTATGCTTGAGACTTTTCTCCGCTTGTCCAGCATCTCCCGGGCATGCTGGCGCGTGGTTTGGGTGATTTCCGCGCCGCTGATCATACGGGCAGTCTCCTCCACCCGCTCCTCGTGGGAAAGCTCCTGGATAAGGGTCCGGGTTCGGCGGGCACGGATTTCCTTGGATATTTTGTGGTGATGGTCACCGAACTTGGCGATCTGGGCCAGGTGGGTGATGCAGACCACCTGATGGAGCCGGGCGAGCTCGGCCAGTTTTTTGCCCACCATTTCCGCTACTTCGCCGCCGATGCCGGCGTCCACTTCGTCAAAGATAAGCGTCGATGGCGTGTCCGTATCCGCCATGATGGCCTTAAGCCCCAGGATGACGCGGGAGAGCTCACCGCCCGAGGCAATGGCGGAAAGCGGCCGCAGGTCCTCCCCCGGATTGGGGGCGATCATGAATTTGGCCCGTTCCATCCCCGTCTCGGAGATGCCGGTCTGGTCCACGCGCAAATACGGGGATTGGGCCTGGCTGGCTGGGATTTCTTCAAACACAACGGAAAATTGGGTGTTTTTCATTTTAAGGGAGTGGAGTTCGGCCTCGATTTTTCTGGAAAGCCCATCGGCTGCCTGCCGGCGATGTTCGGAGAGGGTTTGGCAGAGCTGTGCCAGATGCGTTTTCTTTGTTTCTATTGCCTTTTCCGTTTCGGAAATCTCGCCCGATAGGTTTTCCAGGTCGGAGAGCTCATGTTCAATTTTTTCCCGGTAATCGAATATCGCCTCAAGGCTCCCCCCGTATTTTCGCTTAAGCCGGGTCAAATAATCCAGCCGGGACTCGATTTCCTCCAGCCGCCGGTTGTCAAAACTGATGCGGTCGGCATAGCCCCGCAGCTGATCGGCCACATCCTCCACCCGAAAGGCAATATCCGCCAGGGCCTCCGATGATGGGGAGAGTCCGGAATCAATGTCTGCAGCCTTTTCAAGGGATTTACAGATTTCAGACAGCCGCTCATACACCGCGCCCTCCGCGCTGTATAGGGTCTCCGTCCCCTGGCAGACTGTTTGATAAAGCATCTCCGCATGTTTTAGCCGGGAAAGCTCGTCTTTTAGCTGTGCATCCTCATCCGCGGCAATGGCGGCATCATCGATCTCCTGCTTCTGATAGCTGAGCAGTTCAATGCGTTCATCCTGCTGCTGCCGGGAATTTTTGAGATCGTTTAGTTTTTCAATCCGGGGAACGATGTCGTGATAGCTATCATAAATTTTTTTGCGAAGCGGCATCAGCCCCGCAAACTGATCCAGAATCAACAAATGCTGGGATTCTTTGAGCAGCCGCTGGTGCTCGTGCTGCCCGGAGATGGCGGCCAGGTTGTCCGTAACCGCGGAGAGCAGCTGCATGGTGGCAAGCCGGTCATTGATATAAATTTTATGCCGGTCCCGGCTGGAGATAATCCGCCGGATCAGGAGTTCCTCCGGTTCCTCATAGCCGTTTTCCGAAAGCACCTGCCGGGCCGGGCTGTTTTCCGGAAGATGAAACAGCGCCGAAAGTTCCGCAGTTTCCGCCCCGGTCCGGATCATCCTGGCCGACGCCCGGCTGCCCAAAAGCAGATTTACCGCATTGATAATAATCGATTTGCCCGCCCCGGTCTCGCCGCTTAGGATGGTGAGTCCATCCGAGAACCGGATGGTCAAATCATCAATGATGGCGAAATTTTTGATGGTCAGCTCACTGAGCATTTTGCTTCGGGTTTTTGGCCGGTTGGTTATCACATGTTAACTGCGGCAGGGGTGCCACTGACTGGATGACGCCTGAGAGCTTCTGCTCCAGCACGGCATAGGAGTAAAAGCGGCTGGCCACATTATAGTTATGCTCGACCATGTGCTTGCCATACATTTCATCCTTCAGCACCCTTTTGGCCTGCTCAATGGCCTTGGTATTGACATAGCCGTCCAGTTCAATGGCAAGCTCGATGCCCTTTCGCTTGATCACCCGGGTGGGCTGCAGAATAAAGTATTCATCGTCTTTGATGCCAAAGGACTTCCGGACATCCGAGGCGAATTCATCCGGCTGGGGCGGGGGATTTTTAAAATGCGCCTTTTCGCACAGGTAGGAGCGTTGGGACGGGGTCTCGAGTTCCCCGGCAAAATAGAAGGATTTTATCCCCTGTTTTTCAAGGACGTTAGCCAATTTTAGGGTTTCCAGGGACACGCCGTCGGTCCCCGCGATCCGGGTGGAAATAAATCCGGCGTGCACGGTGGTGGTGCAGAAGAAGCATTCACAGTTGTCCGGGTGAAAATTCAATAGGGGGTATTCTTTAAATATTTGTCGTTATTGGGCAAAGAATTGAATTTGGCCGGCGAACCGGCCGGTGGCCTCCCGATAAAATTATTTTACCAGGATTTCAATTAACTTTATTATTATATGGAATATAATGAGATTGTCAAGCAAAGCGAAACCGCCGGATTTTTTGAAAAAGCCCGTTATGCGGCCGCCCTGCCTGCCTGAAAAATTTACCGTCCGATTTGCCCAGGGCTAATTTGTTCTGTATCCAAATCGAAATCGCTATCGGGATCGGGATCGAAAAAAATATGACCCTTGGACACGAAAAACTGGACGTCTATCGCCTTTCAATAGGCTACGTTGCATGGGTTTACGAGAAGGCCGACAGCCTGAACGGAGTCCATCGGCCCGCCCGGGATCAATGGCTTCGGGCCAGCCAGTCGATACCGCTCAATATCGCCGAAGGTAATGGCAAGACCGCGGAAGCCGACCGAAGGCGTTATTTCGAAATCGCTCGTGGCTCCGCGCTTGAGTGCGCGGCGATTCAAGATGTGCTGGTTGTCGGCAAGGCGCTGGACAAGATGGAAAGCCGGAACCGCAAGGATGAACTCGACCGTATGGCCGCGATGCTCAGCCGTCTCGGCGGAAGAGGATACCAAGTTCGAAAGGATCAGGAAGTCTACAGCATCGATTTCGATCCCGATAGCGATTTCGATCCCGAGGAAAACGAATCCCAACCTTAGCGTTAACAGGACCGGGGGTATGGATTTTGCGGTTAGAACAAATTAGCCGTGCCGATTTGCCGCCTTGTGCTTTACAATAGCCTGGTAATGGCGGTAAAATATACGTCTCTAAATTTTAGGGCGTCGTATCTGTATCAGCGACCCCGTATGAAGGCCAGTTTCAAGAAAGTGGGGATGTCGGATGCAAATGAGCAGCAATAGGGGGGCCGTGTTTATGCGGGTGGTGATCCTGCTTCTTCTGGTACTGGCCGGAATTTTCGGGGGCGCCCTGTTTTACGGCACCAAAACGGTCCATGACCTGTTTGAAAACAACCGGAAACTCAAGCAGGCCATTGCCAACCTGACCCATACGGATCAGATCGGCTATGCCAAGGTGATTGGTCAGGAAACGAAAAACGGCACCCTTTATACCACGCTCCGGTTTGTGGAAACCGCCCGGGACAACAAGCAGGAGCAGGTGCTTACGCGGCAGTATACCATTGAAGGCGATGTGGTGCACTTTGATGCGCTCATCGTGACATTTGATGACCAGATGGTGATGGGCGGCGGCAAGCGGGCCCTGTACTTATGGCGAAGGGTTTACGGCGAGTACATGGCGCCTTCCGAGGGATATCCCATAGAGACGGCCGCCCGGGCGCCGGCCCGGTATGCGGATTTTTTGGATCAGCTGCCGGTGGATGCGCAGGAGATGTTCTGGGATGCGATCTGGAATCTGGCCAATGATCCGGAAGCCCTGGAAAAACATGGGATCA encodes the following:
- the katG gene encoding catalase/peroxidase HPI, with product MNDDNKQLVMGSTAKGGMSNRDWWPNQLNLRILHQHSAKSTPMGEAFNYSEEFKKLDLSALKKDLYALMTNSQNWWPADYGHYGGLFIRMAWHSAGTYRMGDGRGGGGTGNQRFAPLNSWPDNVNLDKARRLLWPIKQKYGRKISWGDLMILAGNCALESMGFKTFGFAGGREDIWEPEEDVYWGAEEEWLATSDKPKSRYSGDRDLENPLAAVQMGLIYVNPEGPDGNPDPVASGHDVRETFARMAMNDEETVALVAGGHTFGKCHGAGDAAHVGPDPEAAPIEEQGLGWKSSFGSGKGGDTIGSGIEGAWKPNPTQWDMGYLKVLFKYEWELTKSPAGANQWLAKDVDDEDMVVDAHDPSKKHRPMMTTADLSLKFDPTYEPIARRYLENPEEFADAFARAWFKLTHRDMGPRSRYLGPEVPAEELIWQDPVPAVDHELIDAQDIADLKGKLLGSGLSISQLVYTAWASASTFRGSDMRGGANGARIRLSPQKDWAANQPEQLASVLETLEGVQQAFNSAQSGGKKVSLADLIVLGGCAGVEQAAKNAGHDVTVPFTPGRTDASQEQTDAASFAVLEPAADGFRNYQRAKFAVSAEELLIDRAQLLTLTAPEMTVLVGGMRALNANFGQSPHGVFTKQPESLTNDFFVNLLDMRTEWQSTGEDADIFEGRDTESGELKWTGTRVDLIFGSNSQLRAIAEVYACEDAQEKFVHDFVAAWNKIMNLDRFDLA
- the recN gene encoding DNA repair protein RecN, whose product is MLSELTIKNFAIIDDLTIRFSDGLTILSGETGAGKSIIINAVNLLLGSRASARMIRTGAETAELSALFHLPENSPARQVLSENGYEEPEELLIRRIISSRDRHKIYINDRLATMQLLSAVTDNLAAISGQHEHQRLLKESQHLLILDQFAGLMPLRKKIYDSYHDIVPRIEKLNDLKNSRQQQDERIELLSYQKQEIDDAAIAADEDAQLKDELSRLKHAEMLYQTVCQGTETLYSAEGAVYERLSEICKSLEKAADIDSGLSPSSEALADIAFRVEDVADQLRGYADRISFDNRRLEEIESRLDYLTRLKRKYGGSLEAIFDYREKIEHELSDLENLSGEISETEKAIETKKTHLAQLCQTLSEHRRQAADGLSRKIEAELHSLKMKNTQFSVVFEEIPASQAQSPYLRVDQTGISETGMERAKFMIAPNPGEDLRPLSAIASGGELSRVILGLKAIMADTDTPSTLIFDEVDAGIGGEVAEMVGKKLAELARLHQVVCITHLAQIAKFGDHHHKISKEIRARRTRTLIQELSHEERVEETARMISGAEITQTTRQHAREMLDKRRKVSSIN
- a CDS encoding four helix bundle protein, encoding MFCIQIEIAIGIGIEKNMTLGHEKLDVYRLSIGYVAWVYEKADSLNGVHRPARDQWLRASQSIPLNIAEGNGKTAEADRRRYFEIARGSALECAAIQDVLVVGKALDKMESRNRKDELDRMAAMLSRLGGRGYQVRKDQEVYSIDFDPDSDFDPEENESQP
- a CDS encoding MBL fold metallo-hydrolase; this encodes MAEEIFPNLFRIQVPLPDTPLKYLNSYVIKAEPRSLIIDTGLNHDACLTAMHEGLAEIGLDLNQADIFITHLHADHFGLVAKLANENTRVFFNRPDAEIIENWQGFEPMIQYAVKNGLSEETLRQSLNKHPGRKFGTDWRPPLSILTDGQQMQVGGYQFTCLHTPGHTRGHMCLYEPEKKILIAGDHILIDITPNIQCWTEEDDPLESYLESLDKTRALDVDMVLPGHRRLFEDCRARIDELKAHHYNRLEEVIEILAEKSPLNGFETASYMTWDIEAENWEAFPPAQKWFATGEAISHLRYLENAGRISRMTDDPVITYALADSHWE
- the priA gene encoding primosomal protein N', with protein sequence MSPMTTDYSYITVAVPLPVYGTYTYAVPEPMQPLIDKGKRVLVPFGSRKVSGYVIGPAEPPEVAGIKPIEDILDATPLFPAEMLPFFQWIADYYVHPIGEVISEALPGGINLGEYLTLTRTEAGQKAAADNSTADTDREILNAIGNQSLRITEIEKCLGLNISQAAIHRMEKYGWIERRREIRGGRTRPKTERHVAPSPNMPDTAALSEAKREILETIQSTGEISTQSLSQKAPNAGRHLKALQEKEFIQIFEKAVYRDPFGETVTPDTPPALTLDQQHVLSEVSREIGKGFSAFLLAGVTGSGKTEVYMQAAANALNLGFNVLILVPEIALISEIERRFRARFGECVAVLHSGLSAGERYDQWMRIVNKESPIAIGARSAIFAPFTDPGLIIVDEEHDASYKQESRCRYNARDLAVVRAKQADAVVLLGSATPSIQSIYNVAARKFREVNLKHRIYRQPPPDIQLIDLREHQDMRGIRRIITTQMISAVRETLARGEQVLLFLNRRGFASFPVCAVCGEAVKCKNCDITLTLHKGINAYKCHLCGYTRPSAAKCEICGAPSIKQLGLGTEKIEEMVTNLFPEARVARMDRDTTKRKGALVKILKDLREQNIDILVGTQMVAKGHDFPNITLVGIICADLSLNFPDFRAGETTFQILAQVAGRAGRGTQPGTVLLQTYNPENFSITAARHQDFMNFYKEEIKFRKTFNYPPYARMIQLKISGRDFEKTKTHAAAIGEKCRKLKQSAPAFQNTIQVFGPIEAPLSRIANRYRWQILLKSAYTKPLHEFIRSLIFENGVALNHKDARMAIDVDPMMMM
- a CDS encoding citrate synthase; protein product: MTEYATLTIDGKTLELPVITGTEGEKAVDIRALRQKTGYVTFDPGYGNTGACKSQITFMNGEQGILRYRGIPIEELAANSTFVETAYLLINGRLPTRKELTRTSVMLNDFSLVHEDMQNFYQNFPRASHPMGILSAMVNALRSFYPELVETDEQVELIFLRLLSKVRTMAAMSYKISRGHKVIYPRPDYTYCANFLHMMFDTPVKPYVIDQDLVQALNVFWILHADHEQNCSTSAVKTVGSAQANIFASLSAGIAALWGPLHGGANQAVVEMLSKIWQEGLAIEEVITRAKDKTDPFRLMGFGHRVYKTYDPRAKIMKTVCDKVLPKLNIKDPLLDIAKRLEEIALSDAYFIDHNLYPNVDFYSGILLRAMGIPTNMFTVMFAIGRLPGWLAQWKENRVDPEQKLCRPRQIYTGPNQAPYIPIKDRA